Genomic window (Bacillota bacterium):
GGGTCACACCGGTAGCAGAGCAACTAGCCAAGGAGCTGGGCGTAGACTTGACCAAACTGGCAGTGGCCGGTCGCATAGGCAAAGAAGATGTCTTTTCCGCCCTGTTAGCTGCCAGCGGAGAAGACAACGACCGCCGGGAACCCTTAGTTGGGGTGCGCAAGATTATTGCCGAGCGCATGGCCGCAAGCAAGCGGGTGGCACCGCACGTAACTTACACCATGGAAGTGGACATGTCCCGGGCTCAGGCCGTTTACGCCGCCTACAAAGCCCAAGACCGCAAGATATCCTACAACGACATGGTGGTTCTGGCTGCCGCCCGAGCCCTGCGTCAGTTCCCCTTGGCCAATGCTTCGCTCGTAGATGAAGAAATAGTATATCACAGCTATATCAACGTGGGTATTGCCGTAGCTTTGGCTAAGGGGCTGATTGTTCCGGTGGTGAAAAACGCCGATCAAAAAACCTTGTACGCCCTGGGACTGGAAATCCGTGCTTTGGCCACCAGAGCTCGGGAAAACAAGCTTTCTCCCGAAGACATCGCCGGTGGCACCTTTACCGTTACTAATTTAGGCATGTACGGTATCGATAGTTTTACCCCGATTATTAATCAGCCGGAGAGTGCTATCTTAGGCGTAGGCCGTATTGCTGACAAACCAGTGGTGGAAAACGGTGCTGTGGTAGTAAAGCCAATGATGACCCTAAGTCTATCAGCCGACCATCGTCTCCTGGACGGGGCCATAGCCGCCGAGTTCCTGTCCTTGATCAAGGCCTTTCTGGAAGAGCCGGCACTAATGCTCTAAATTCAGAACCCAAATATTATGTCCCAC
Coding sequences:
- a CDS encoding 2-oxo acid dehydrogenase subunit E2: MAYTVTMPKLGLTMTEGTVTGWLKNVGDVVKKGDPLFEVETDKITNQVEALAEGILRKIIVPEGDAVPVGTAVAILAAAHEPLPEGEDRAVPTQSKEAATPAPVKPTCSPQKAVATPTQDLKASPAAKKLARDRGVDLTLIKPTRTDGRIVERDVLAYLEANKAAATVEAAEETGPASKARVTPVAEQLAKELGVDLTKLAVAGRIGKEDVFSALLAASGEDNDRREPLVGVRKIIAERMAASKRVAPHVTYTMEVDMSRAQAVYAAYKAQDRKISYNDMVVLAAARALRQFPLANASLVDEEIVYHSYINVGIAVALAKGLIVPVVKNADQKTLYALGLEIRALATRARENKLSPEDIAGGTFTVTNLGMYGIDSFTPIINQPESAILGVGRIADKPVVENGAVVVKPMMTLSLSADHRLLDGAIAAEFLSLIKAFLEEPALML